The following proteins come from a genomic window of Pleuronectes platessa chromosome 2, fPlePla1.1, whole genome shotgun sequence:
- the pdrg1 gene encoding p53 and DNA damage-regulated protein 1 isoform X2 produces MDAVVEHLTEVEEAAEDVLTTKQQIVDLDSKRNKNREALNALKTEMADSDQEQLEKEINDLHKELKAKVNHLNEMQGNPELRGYNLSPLSTGEIKAMNSIFKI; encoded by the exons ATGGACGCTGTTGTAGAGCATTTGACAGAGGTGGAGGAAGCAGCGGAGGACGTCCTCACCACTAAACAGCAG ATTGTGGACTTGGACTCAAAGAGAAACAAGAACAGAGAGGCCCTGAACGCACTGAAAACTGAAATGGCCGATTCAG accaggagcagctggagaaggagattaaCGACCTTCATAAAGAACTGAAAGCAAAAGTCAACCATCTCAATGAGATGCAAG gtaACCCTGAGCTGAGAGGCTAcaatctctctcctctgtccactGGTGAAATCAAAGCTATGAACAGCATTTTCAAGATATGA
- the pdrg1 gene encoding p53 and DNA damage-regulated protein 1 isoform X1: MDAVVEHLTEVEEAAEDVLTTKQQIVDLDSKRNKNREALNALKTEMADSEKVKVCFGNMFIKFPKSKTREMIEKDQEQLEKEINDLHKELKAKVNHLNEMQGNPELRGYNLSPLSTGEIKAMNSIFKI, encoded by the exons ATGGACGCTGTTGTAGAGCATTTGACAGAGGTGGAGGAAGCAGCGGAGGACGTCCTCACCACTAAACAGCAG ATTGTGGACTTGGACTCAAAGAGAAACAAGAACAGAGAGGCCCTGAACGCACTGAAAACTGAAATGGCCGATTCAG AGAAAGTGAAGGTTTGCTTTGGGAACATGTTCATCAAATTCCCCAAGTCAAAGACAAGAGAGATGATTGAGAAAG accaggagcagctggagaaggagattaaCGACCTTCATAAAGAACTGAAAGCAAAAGTCAACCATCTCAATGAGATGCAAG gtaACCCTGAGCTGAGAGGCTAcaatctctctcctctgtccactGGTGAAATCAAAGCTATGAACAGCATTTTCAAGATATGA
- the LOC128446526 gene encoding uncharacterized protein LOC128446526 produces MGSVLLERVPQPQLLVESRVRIGEAQESCRKKKSNNRPHDPSNKMGIRPQPQRKSLHPQCMFPSQENNEKRMQQRRKHKPHPPQTKCNTFQHSAQGTLDSKSHPPTSAEDRMEPKVQPAAQRSGHREKKRTGFRGGRHTPAFPCHRLSNSSPNLDRLSPKPEVGRLSSHGDCNSDTDTDLSESERGPVLPSGRVPPQLELRPDVPEAEDCPARSHRPTLQGSRGFDFPDFLPPPFNSWNLSQLALFYNMEGLGASRPRPVGCLERYLERLLQLEWRQIQTVQEESGRSAVSDVTSSCHRSPAAASSRLSSPKCILQCQRAFPLTFLSTLAGHSTLLSGCACSLCRIRLSTCKTSCCRSTHCHTRPSRLSPTPEPRGAASLPKRSYSESRVHSSDRNTVSQAQRLSSPVRANSHLRRMQASGNIRNPAQGANTRPHSTDRDSSVGARGDALYYRIGGSRKRSDSEQRRGGGVERRQNGWEKRRSGSECRRGGTERRGTAELNEQEIKPDAVTAIMDNLPRSKFPPVHRPNRPKHVEFVT; encoded by the exons ATGGGCTCAGTGCTGCTGGAGCGGGTCCCACAGCCTCAGCTCCTGGTGGAGAGCAGGGTGCGGATCGGGGAGGCGCAGGAGAGCTGCCGGAAGAAGAAGAGCAACAACAGGCCTCATGATCCCAG CAACAAAATGGGAATCCGGCCCCAACCACAAAGGAAGTCATTGCATCCACAGTGTATGTTCCCAAGTCAGGAGAATAACGAGAAG AGAATGCAGCAAAGAAGAAAGCACAAGCCCCATCCCCCCCAGACGAAATGCAACACCTTTCAACAcag TGCTCAGGGAACTTTGGACTCAAAGTCCCATCCACCTACCTCTGCAGAAGACAGGATGGAGCCCAAGGTGCAGCCAGCTGCTCAGCGCTCCGGCCACAGGGAGAAGAAGCGCACAGGATTCAGAgggggcagacacacaccagccttTCCCTGCCACCGCCTGTCTAACTCAAGCCCCAATCTGGACAGACTCTCACCAAAACCAGAGGTGGGACGTCTGAGCAGCCACGGAGACTGTAACAGTGACACTGACACCGACTtgtcagagtcagagagaggTCCTGTGTTGCCCTCTGGTCGGGTTCCTCCACAGCTCGAGTTGAGGCCAGATGTTCCTGAGGCTGAAGACTGCCCTGCTCGCAGCCATAGGCCAACACTACAAGGCAGTAGAGGGTTTGACTTCCCAGACTTCCTTCCTCCACCTTTTAACTCATGGAACCTCAGTCAGCTGGCTCTCTTCTACAACATGGAGGGCCTGGGGGCGTCTCGGCCTAGGCCAGTGGGATGTTTGGAAAGGTACCTGGagaggctgctgcagctggagtggCGTCAGATCCAGACTGTCCAGGAGGAGAGCGGGAGGTCTGCTGTGTCAGATGTAACGTCCAGCTGCCACAGGTCAccagctgctgcctcctcaCGCCTCAGCTCTCCAAAGTGTATCCTACAGTGTCAGCGTGCCTTCCCTCTCACCTTTCTCTCTACCCTGGCCGGTCACTCTACCCTGCTCTCCGGCTGTGCCTGCTCTCTGTGCCGCATCCGCCTCTCCACCTGTAAAACGTCATGCTGCCGCTCCACCCACTGCCACACCCGTCCCTCTAGACTGAGCCCCACGCCGGAGCCCAGAGGGGCTGCATCGCTCCCAAAAAGGAGCTATAGTGAGAGCCGGGTGCACTCCTCTGACAGGAACACGGTCTCCCAAGCCCAGAGGTTAAGCAGCCCTGTGAGGGCCAACAGCCACCTGAGGAGAATGCAAGCCTCTGGCAACATCCGCAACCCGGCTCAAGGTGCTAACACTAGGCCTCATTCCACCGACAGGGACTCAAGTGTTGGAGCACGGGGGGATGCGTTGTATTACAGGATAGGGGGGTCTAGGAAAAGGAGTGACtcggagcagaggagaggtggaggagtagAGAGACGACAAAATGGATGGGAGAAAAGACGGAGTGGTTCTGAGTGTAGAAGAGGAGGAACCGAGCGTAGGGGAACAGCTGAGTTGAATGaacaagaaataaaaccagATGCTGTCACTGCAATAATGGACAATTTACCAAGGTCCAAATTCCCTCCTGTTCACAGGCCAAACAGACCAAAACATGTTGAATTTGTTACTTAA